Part of the Halodesulfovibrio sp. genome is shown below.
GAACTATTTTCCTACACGCCTAATCGTGTAACCCTGTGGGGATTTAGCTAAACTAAATAAGGATACAGCATGAGCGATTACCAGACATTAAAAGTACTTGGCGAATACAATCTCGCATTAGGCGATACCCAGAAAGCAGTTGAATGCTTTACAGGCGCTATGGAGCTTAACAGCGAATCTGCTGAACCGCTTTTGGGGCTTGCGGCAGTATGTATTTTTGACGGAGACTATGACTCCGCATTAACATTATATATGAAAGCTGCCACACTGGAAAAAAGTGCACGGGCACACGCAGGTATCGGTCTTGTTCTTGCTGAACAGGGTAGAAACGATGAAAGTTTTACCCACTTCCTTACAGCATTATCCATTGACCCTGTGGACAAAGTAGCACTCAACTGCTTGCTTCAGCAGGGATACAGCACAGAACGTATCGACGAAATTCTTCCAGCATTTGCCCGCGCCTTAGAAGAAGACGATACTGACACAGCAGTACGCTTCTCTTACGCAACTTGTCTTTTCTCTACTGACCGTAAAGAAGAATCTATTGCTGAATTCAAAGAAATTTTACGCATTGACCCCGAACATGAAGCAGCAAAAGAAGTGCTAGCACATATTGCAGCATAACTACTTTTTATTGTTTGTAAAAAAAGCAAGGCACTCTATACTGAGATCTCTCTCAGTACAGAGTGCCTTATTTTTTATTCAGTTCCCTAACTATGCTTTTTTATGTAACAATATAAGGAGGTATTCTAGATACGTTAGGTGTTTTTTTCCAATCAGCGAAATGGGATAACAAAACCAGCACATACGTTTTGTTGTCATGTGGCAAAATTCATCCTGCACAATCTAAATACAACAGGGAGTTAGATATGGCAGGAGACACAGCTACAGCCAATAAGAAGACAAGCGGGAAACAAAGCATTGAACCCCGCTGCCAGCTTTTTTCTTCGAAAGATTCAATGCAAACAATGATACTGAATTCCCCGCTATGGGAGTTCTGGTATGCCGCCGACGGAACACTCGAAGTTGTTTCCAATGCCTGTGAAGCTTGCTGCGGGTATGAGGCAGAGCATTTTTATCGCAATCCCCGTTTCATGGAAGCAATTCTAGTTGAAGACCATCTACCACTTTGGAAAACGCTATGGCGTAAACTGAATGATGGTGATGAGTACGCATGCGCTGAGTTTCAAATTCGTCTCCCGAACGGCGAAAAGAAATGGAAAAAATTTGAAGCCAGCCGTGCAGTAGATGCACAAGGCTGTTACTGCGGAGTGCGGGCATTTTGCCACGACATAACTTCCCAGCATAACATCTTAAAACAACTCGAATATTCCACATGGCACGATAGCCTTACGAAACTTCCCAACCGCTCAAAATGCCTTGAGAAAATCAACGAAGCACTCGCACGGGCTAAAAATTCCTGCAACTGGGATTTTGCTGTCATCTACATCGATATTGACCGCTTTAAAAACATCAACGACTCCCTCGGTCATGCAGCAGGCGACACCATTCTTTGCAACCTTGCCAACCGCCTGAAAGCCTCCATGTACGGGATAGAAAATGTTTTCAGAATCGGAGGAGATGAATTTGTCCTGATGTATGAAGATACCGCAGGACATGACGCCGTACACCGCTTCCTTAAAAACCTCATCAGCAATATAAAACGTCCCATCATCTGGAACAACAAACATATACATATGTCTGCCAGCTTCGGAATAATGTTTGCCGATCCAGAAACGGATACTGCCGATCGCTATCTGCAAAACGCCCATGTAGCTCTCAACCATGGTCGTTCCAATGGCACAGAAAGCGTCGCTGTATACGATTCACAAGTTTTTTCCCAAGCTCTCAAGCTTATCAGCATGGAGCTTGATTTACACAACGCCCTTATCAACGATGAATTTTTTCTTGAGTACCAGCCAGTTGTCGAGACAAGAAGCCGTGCCATCACTGGATTTGAGGCACTTGTTCGCTGGAAAAATAGTCAGGGACACATTATCTCCCCGACAAAGTTCATTCCGCTAGCTGAAGAGACAGGGCTGATTTTAAAACTTGGGGAATGGGTTCTGATGGAAGCGTGTTCCACCCTTGCAGGATGGCGCAAAACAAATCCTCTATTCGAACAGCTCAAAATCAATGTGAACCTTTCTGCGCGCCAGCTTTCTGACCTGACATTAACAGAGACCGTCGCACGGATTTTACAAGAAACAAATCTGCCGCCAGACTGTTTACGCCTTGAAGTAACTGAAACTATGCTTATGGAAAACCCTGACTACGCTGACAGCACATTACGCAGGCTCAGAGAGTTAGGTGTTGAGTTATGCATTGATGATTTTGGCACAGGGTA
Proteins encoded:
- a CDS encoding tetratricopeptide repeat protein — encoded protein: MSDYQTLKVLGEYNLALGDTQKAVECFTGAMELNSESAEPLLGLAAVCIFDGDYDSALTLYMKAATLEKSARAHAGIGLVLAEQGRNDESFTHFLTALSIDPVDKVALNCLLQQGYSTERIDEILPAFARALEEDDTDTAVRFSYATCLFSTDRKEESIAEFKEILRIDPEHEAAKEVLAHIAA
- a CDS encoding bifunctional diguanylate cyclase/phosphodiesterase gives rise to the protein MAGDTATANKKTSGKQSIEPRCQLFSSKDSMQTMILNSPLWEFWYAADGTLEVVSNACEACCGYEAEHFYRNPRFMEAILVEDHLPLWKTLWRKLNDGDEYACAEFQIRLPNGEKKWKKFEASRAVDAQGCYCGVRAFCHDITSQHNILKQLEYSTWHDSLTKLPNRSKCLEKINEALARAKNSCNWDFAVIYIDIDRFKNINDSLGHAAGDTILCNLANRLKASMYGIENVFRIGGDEFVLMYEDTAGHDAVHRFLKNLISNIKRPIIWNNKHIHMSASFGIMFADPETDTADRYLQNAHVALNHGRSNGTESVAVYDSQVFSQALKLISMELDLHNALINDEFFLEYQPVVETRSRAITGFEALVRWKNSQGHIISPTKFIPLAEETGLILKLGEWVLMEACSTLAGWRKTNPLFEQLKINVNLSARQLSDLTLTETVARILQETNLPPDCLRLEVTETMLMENPDYADSTLRRLRELGVELCIDDFGTGYSSLMYLQQFPISNLKIDRSFVTDMEKNPANYEIVKAVIALAHALGLTVVAEGVEEEEQRIMLQEAGCDFAQGYLFSRPINPQEIPDTVQYMQPATQYLQAE